The Halomonas sp. 'Soap Lake #6' genomic sequence GTCCAACCAATTAGGCGGACGAGAGGAACTTACCATGCGCATTCTGATTCGTTACTTTTTCCGCGGCGTACGCCTTGTACTGGCGCCGGTCATGCTCATCTCAGAAAAGCTTTCTACGCCTAAGTCTGTAGAACGCACTCCTGATGAACAGGCTAAAGTGGACCAAGCCTGTAAAAGCCTCGCCCTTTATCAATTTCGCACCTGCCCGTTTTGTATCAAGGTACGTAAGGAAATTGCCCGGCTTGGGCTAAACATCGAAACACGGGATGCCCAACTAGATCCTGCCCATAAACAGGCGCTTCAAGAGGGCGGCGGCAAAGTAAAAGTGCCTTGTTTAAAAATCAGTCATGAGGACGGGCGGCAAGAGTGGCTATACGAGTCAGATGCAATTAATCACTGGCTGCATCAGCGCTTTGGCTAAAATACCGTCTAGAGCAGGCCATATGGCCTGCTCACCCAGGACGCCTCAACATCGACTTTCGTCTACCATGATGACATCCAGTCACCGCTATAAGCCCTGTCATTCGACAGATGAATGATGCGTGTCATTATTTCGATTGTGTGACGCTACAAGCACTCTCTATGTTAACCATATAGCTTGCGAGCTGACCGTGTCAGTTTTACCCACCACTTTACACAACAACTCAGTGGTTATTGGGTAAAACGAACAATAAACAATCATTCATGGGAACGATTATGACGCTCAAGAAAACTCTACTGGCTTCCGTTATTGGTGCAGTTGTTGCGGGCACCACAATGCTACCAATGGCAGCCAGTGCTGAGACGTTGCGTATTGGCTATTCCGCTGACCCTGAAACCCTCGATATTCACGAGCAACTGTCTGGCGGCATGTTGCGCTTCTCGCACCTGGCATTTGACCCACTGGTTCGCTGGACCAAAGATTTTCAATTCGAACCGCGCCTAGCCACTGAGTGGGAGCAAGTAGACGATACCCACATGCGTATGACACTGCGTGAAGGCGTTACCTTCCACTCGGGTAACGAATTTACTGCCAAAGACGTTGTGTGGACCATTGAGCGTCTAAAAGAGAGTCCTGATTACCGCGCTATTTTTGAGCCAATCGCCACCGTTGAAGCGGTTGACGAATACACTGTTGAAATCACCACCACAGAGCCCTACCCACTGTTGCTCAACCTTGCTACTTATATCTTCCCCATGGATAGCGGGTTTTACACTGGCGACACCGACGACGGCAACGACAAGGCAGAAATTGTTAAAGCAGGTAATTCCTTTGCGTCGCGTAACTCTTCTGGCACCGGGCCGTTTATCGTAACCGACCGCCGTCAGGGCGTACGGGTTGATTTTGAACGTTTTGAAGATTATTGGGACACCGAGACTGAAGGTAACGTATCTCGCATCGTGCTGACGCCGATTGCTGAAAACGCGTCCCGCGTTGCAGCACTACTTTCTGGTGGGGTCGACTTTATCGATGCTGTTCCGCCTAATGATCTAGACCGCGTTCGCGATGCCCAGGGTGCCAACCTGTATGAAGTCCCCGGCACACGGATCATTGGCTTCCAGCTTAATGAAGAGCGGGTCGAAGCATTCCAGGATGTCCGAGTTCGCCAAGCTGTTGACCTTGCTATCAACCAAGAAGGTATTGCTGACCGCTTAATGCGCGGTTTCGCAACACCTGCCGGCCAGTTCTCACCTGAAGGCTACTCGGGTCACAACCCCGACTTGACTCCACGCTACGACTTAGAGCGTGCCCAGGAGCTAATGGCCGAAGCAGGCTATGAAGATGGCTTCAGCGTGGAAATGATTGCCCCGAATAACCGCTACGTAAATGATGCGCAAATCGCCCAGGCGGTTGCCAACATGCTGTCGCGGATCAATATCAATGTCAATCTACGTACCATGCCGCTCGCCCAGTACTGGCCTGAATATGACGAGCGTGGTTCTGATATCGCCATGATCGGCTGGCACTCAGATACTGAAGATAGCGCGAACTTCTTCCAATACCTCTCTTTCTGTATTGATGAAGAGAGTGGTGTTGGCCAGTACAACTACGGTAGCTACTGCAACGAAGAGATTGACGCACTGATTACCCAAGCAGATAGCGAAACCGATCTCGAAAAACGCAACGAGATGCTACGTGAAGCTGAAGCCATGCTTTACGAAGACGTTGGCTACATCATGCTTCACTGGCAGAACCTTGCTTATGCAGCAGCTGATGGTGTCGAGATTGAGCCGGTAGTGAATGCGACCGACTTCCCATACCTGGGCGACTTAGTGATTAACCGCTAAGCCCTCTTGTCTCAACGCTTTAACCAGCATGGACGCTTCGCTCTTCAGGTAACTGGAGGGCGAAGTACTTTATGTGGTTAATACCGAGCGACGAGACCCGCTTTATTCCTTAATTAAACCTATTGCATAGGTGGCGTACGCCATGATTGCTTTTCTAATCAAGCGGCTGATGCACGCTATATTGGTGATGTTTGTCATCAGTGTACTGGCCTTCGCCATCCAGGATAACCTGGGTGATCCTGTACAACAGATGGTTGGACAGTCAGTTCCCGAAAGCGAGCGAGAAGCACTTCGCGAACGCTTAGGCTTAAATGACCCCTTCCTGGTTCAATATGTTCGCTTCGCCAAAAATGCCGTTCAAGGAGACTTCGGATACTCCTACTTTTACCGTGAGCCAGCACTGGAAGTGATCGCCAGGCACCTTCCTGCGACACTTGAGCTGGTGTTCGCAGCCACGCTGATCATTGTGCTGCTTTCGGTTCCTATCGGTGTTTATAGTGCGATAAAGCCGCGCTCGCCTTTCTCGCGATTCTTTATGGGCGCCTCAATCATAGGTATTTCAATACCGGTTTTTTTAACCGCCATCGTATTGATCCAAATATTTGCTATCGGCATAACCATCAATTTCTTCCCCCAAGAGACGGTTTGGGGAGCATGGCTGAATAGTGCGCTTTCCACGCAAGGCAACATGCCGTCATTCGGTCGCGGCTATGACCTGGTACATGTAGTAGGCCATTGGGATACCAACCTCGCCACCTGGGATGGCATCAAACACCTCGTACTGCCAGCCGTTTCGCTTGCCTCTATTATGTTGCCGCTATTCATCCGCTTAATCCGTGCTGAGATGATGGAAGTACTGCAGTCGGAGTACGTTAAGTATGCCCGCGCTAAGGGCATATCCATGCGCCGGGTTTACTTCGTTCACGCCCTGAAGAACACCATGCTGCCAGTGATTACCGTCGGTGGCGTACAGATCGGCACCATGGTGGCCTACACCATCCTGACCGAAACGGTTTTCCAATGGCCAGGCATGGGACTGATGTTCCTGGATGCTATTAACCGAGCCGACATTCCGCTGATTGTTAGCTACTTGATGATTGTCGGCGTCATTTTCGTGGTTACGAATACCATCGTGGATCTGATCTACGGCTTCGTGAACCCCACTGTAAAACTGACTGGTAAGCCAGCATGACAACCTCCTCAACGCCAACTGTCCCAAGCCGCTGGGAGCGCTTCCGCGACTCTTTTTTGTGGTACAGCTTCAAACGCGACCGCACCGCTCAGCTATGCTTGGCCGTATTTATTTGTATGGTCATTGCCGCCTTTGCCTCACCGCTTTTGGCGCCAACAGACCCCTATGACCTGCGCCATATCGATATCCTTGATTCTGAGCTGCCACCTTTCTGGATCGATGGTTCCGATGAACGCTACGTTCTAGGCACCGATGCGCAGGGCCGTGACTTATGGTCGATTGTGCTTTACGGCACCCGAGTATCGCTACTAATTGGCTTTGGCGCCGTACTGCTACAAGCCCTGCTTGGTGTCACCTTCGGCCTAATGGCTGGCTATTTAGGGGGGCGTGTTGATGCTTTTTTGATGCGCCTTGCAGATATCCAGCTATCGTTCTCTACGCTGATGGTCGCCATTGTGGTGGGGGCAGTGGTAAAAGCCACCATGGGTAGTGCGTTCTACAGCCAATATGCCGTACTGATGCTGATTCTGATTATCGGCCTAGCCGAGTGGCCCCAGTATGCTCGAACGGTGCGCGCCTCGGTGCTGGCTGAGAAAAACAAAGAGTACGTGGACGCTGCCCGCGTTATGGGCCTGCGCAGTAGACGCATTATGTTCCGCCATGTGTTACCTAATACGCTTTCACCGATTTTTGTTATCTCTACGGTACAGATTGCCAACGCAATTATTTCCGAGGCGGCACTGTCGTTCTTGGGCCTGGGGATGCCCGAAACCCATCCCTCCCTTGGGTCGTTGATCAAAGCAGGCTTTGACTATATTCAGTCAGGCTCGTGGTGGATCACGCTTATTCCCGGCGCGGTGCTAGTGGTGCTGGTGCTGTCTATCAATCTATTGGGTGACTGGTTGCGCGATGTCATGAACCCACGACTCTACAAAGGCTGAGGACACCATGGCACTACTTGAAGTTTCCCAACTCGATGTTCGCTTCGCACTGCGCCAGGGCGAAGTACGCGCTCTACGCGATGTCAGTTTCACTCTTGAGCGCGGCGAGCGTTTAGGGATTGTCGGAGAGTCCGGCGCGGGCAAATCAGTCGCCGCCTTTTCACTACTCAACTTGATTGCCAAGCCCGGCTTTATAGCAGGAGGCAGTATCAAATTTGAGGGCCAAACGCTTAATACGATGTCTGAGCGCGGCCTGAGAAAAGTGCGCGGCAACCGCATCTCGATGATTTTCCAAGATCCAATGATGACACTTAACCCAGTACTCTCCATCGGGGAACAGATGCTGGAATGCCTGAAAGCGCATCGACGTATTTCATCAAAGGAGGCACGCAGTATTGCGCTGGACAAACTACGTCAAGTACAGATCCCATCGCCTGAAAAACGCCTGGAGCAGTACCCACACGAGCTTTCCGGCGGTATGCGTCAGCGCATAATCATCGCTATCGCGCTGCTGCTTGACCCTGACATCATCATTGCTGACGAACCCACTACCGCACTGGATGTCACCATCCAAGCGGAAATCATGGCGCTGCTTCTAGAGCTATGCGAACAACATAACGTGGGCCTTATCTTGATCACTCATGACCTGGGTGTTGTCAGCCAGGTTACCCAGCGCATGCTGGTAATGTACGCAGGCCGCGTTATTGAGCAAGGCCCTACCCGGGAAATCATTAACGACCCGCAACACCCTTATACCCAAGGGCTACTCAATGCTCTGCCACAAATGGCGACCCCAGGGGAAAGGCTTAATCAGATTCGCGGTAGCATGCCTTCACTTTCCAATTTACCTAGCGGCTGCGCTTTCCACCCACGCTGCGATTTTATCAATCGTGCCAATGGTCAGCCGCGTCCAGCATGTACAGAGCTGGTTCCTGAGTTTGTAACCTCAGGTAACTGCCGTGTGGCTTGCCACATGGTAGCTGAAATGATTGAAGACCGCCGTCTTAAGGAGGAAACCTCATGAACGCACAGGCAGAAACCCAGACGGCTGTTCATGTTCGCCCTAGCCAAAACGAAGAGAGCAGTGAATCACTGCTGCAAATTCGTGGGCTTAAAAAACGCTTTTCATTATCAGGCGATTTTCTTGATCAGTTACGCTTTAAGGGCGGCAGACTGGTTCGCCACCAAGAGCATGTTCACGCGATTAACGGTGTAAATCTAGATATCAAGCGCGGTGAAGCACTCTGCGTGGTGGGTGAATCCGGTTGTGGGAAATCGACCGTCGCCCGCACCGTAATGGGCCTGATCACCCCCTCAGAGGGTGAGATTAGCTACGGTGGTCAGCGTATCGACAACCTGAGCTCGCGTCAGCTGCTACCTTACCGCAAACGTATGCAGATGATTTTCCAAAACCCCTACGCATCGCTTAATCCAAGGATGACCATCCAGCAAACACTGGAAGAGCCGCTGCGTTTGCACCACCCAAACTGGAATCGCCAGCAGATACTCGACAAAGTAGAAGAAGTGATGCGCTCGGTCGGCATTGACCCTGACTGGGGAAAGCGCTTTGGACATGAGTTTTCCGGCGGCCAGCGCCAGCGTATTGCGATTGCCCGTGCGCTAGCAGTTGATCCTGAGTTTATCGTGGCGGATGAACCCATTTCAGCGCTAGATGTTTCCATTCAAGCCCAGGTTCTCAACCTACTGATGGAGGCCCAGCAAGAGCGAAACCTGACCTATATGTTTATCACCCATGATCTGGCGGTAGTCGAGCACTTTGGCACCCGAGTGGCGGTGATGTATCTAGGCACGGTGTGTGAAATTGCTACCACGGCCACGCTGTTTGAAAAACCGCGTCACCCTTACACCCAGGCACTTCTCTCGGCCATTCCACGGCTAAAAGATGATAGGCCGCAGCACATACGTCTGACAGGAGAAGTACCTACTCCGGTTAACTTGCCTAGCGGCTGCGTATTTCATGGCCGCTGCCCACATGCCAATGCCCGCTGCAAACAGGAAATTCCTGTGCTGCAAACACAGGATGACGGAACCCGAGTGGCGTGCCACGCTGTTGAGGAAGCACGCCTATGAAATGGGTACCCTATATGCAACAGCGAACTAAGGCGCTGAGAGGTAGAGCATGGAAATTCGCTGGCTAGAAGACTTTATCGCCCTGGCCAGAACACGGCACTTCTCACGCGCAGCAGATGATCAGCATGTCACCCAGCCAACCTTCTCCCGGCGTATTAAGCTGCTGGAAGAAGAGATGGGTGTCACGCTGATTAACCGGCAAACGCTACCGCTCTCACTCACGCCTGCGGGGGAAGAGTTTCTCACGCTTTGCGAACAGGTCACTGACCGTGTGCGCTTGACCCGTGACCGTGTAAGAGAAATTAGCGCGGGGCAGCAGCGGCGTATCATGGTGGCCGCTCCCCAAAGCCTACTGCCGCATTTTTTGCCCGAATGGCTGGCCACCACTGGATGGCAAGAGCGTATACAGCCCTACCTGCGCGCTACCAGTTGGGTAGCCAGTGACTATTTCCAAGCACTTGCTAGAGCGGAGTGTGATCTGGCTATTTGTTACTGGCCCATAGGACGCTGTGATTTAGATATGGACACTAGCGCTTGTACCTACCGCGTGATTGGTCACGAGCGCTTAATTCCTGTGACTGGTCTTGATAGCCATGGGGTTCCCTGCGCCCTTCTGCCCGGCACCCGACAACAGCCAGCCCCCTGGCTTGCCTATCCAAAGCGGGGCTTGCTGGGCTCGGCGGTTAAAGCTCACCTTGCCCGCATGCCGCAAAGCACTTACCTAACCGCGCAGAATGAAAACCTCTATGCGGCCGGTATTAAAGAACTGGTGCTACTTGGCTATGGTATGAGCTGGCTGCCAGAGCGCACTGTGGCTGCTGAACTTGCAGCAGGTACGCTGGTTAGGGCAGGCGACAGTCGCTGGGATGTGCCCATGGAACTGCGCCTATATCGCCACCAAAGCCAACAGCATGCCGAACTGGATGTGCTATGGAGCGAACTCGCTCAACTACGCATTTGAAAGGACACCTAAGTATGTCGAATACCCTGTTTAATTTACAGCGAGATCACTTGGCGCACCTACAACGCGCTTATAGCGATATTTTGATAGCCCAGGGATTAGACAGCTTGGCTATCTACAGCGGCCATGCCAGCTACCATTTTGCTGATGACCAAGCCGCTACATTTCAAACCTACGGCCACTTTATGCACTGGGTGGGGCTTGCTAACGTACAGCATAGCTGGCTGGTTATAAAACCCGGCGAACGACCGCAGCTTTACCTCTATGCACCTGCAGATTTCTGGCATCTACCCACGAACCTCCCAGAAGAACCCTGGGTTGCAGAGTTTGATGTGCATTTGTCTAGCGACAAAATCACCCCACCTATTACTGGCCGTGCGGCGGTGATTGGCGATATCCAGCAACTTGAAACAAGTACACAGCAAGCCATCAAGGCAGAACACCAACCTGCAGCATTGATCAGCGCCCTTGATGAACTGCGCATGTTTAAAACCGCTTACGAGATTGCCTGCCTGCGAGAAGCAAACCGCCTGGCCATTGCAGGACACCAGGCAGCTCAAGCCGCATTTATCGGCGCTTCTGCAGAACTAGATATCCAATTAGCCTATTTAGGCGCCAGTCGGCAGCGCGAATCGGATGTGCCCTACCAAAATATTATTGGGTTAAACAGCCATGCAGGAGTGCTGCACTATCAACATTACAGCCTACAGCCCCCTAAGCAACGGCATAGCCTGTTGGTAGACGCTGGTCGGCGCTTTCGCGGCTATTGCGCAGATATAACCCGCACTCATGCAGGGCCCGACGCCCCACATGGTTTTAATGATTTAATCATCGCCATGCATGGTTTAAAAGATGCGCTAGTAAAGAGCACGGCACCAGGAGTTGAATTTGTTGCGCTCCATGAGCAGATGCATCAGCAGCTAGGCGAGATTTTAGTTGCTCACGACCTCTTCAAAGGCAGCTTGGATGAAGCCATTAGCGAAGGTGTAACCCGAGCTTTTTGCCCCCACGGACTAGGACACTCCTTGGGACTTCAGGTGCATGACGTAGCGGGGCTTCGTCATCCAGATGGCTCTTCTGCCCCAGCTCCCGCTTTGCACCCAGCGCTACGCCTGACCCGTACTCTGCGTGCGGGCATGGTAGTCACGATTGAGCCAGGCCTCTATTTCATTCCGATGCTACTGGCCCCGTTGCGTAAAACGTCACTCCCCATTAACTGGGCACTGGTAGATACGTTAACCCCTTGTGGCGGCATTCGCATTGAAGATAACGTGCTAATTACCGAGAACGGCTTTGATAACTTAACGCAGTAACCATCCATTGCTATAAAAAAGTACGCCCAGCCTAAGGCTGGGCGTACCGTTTCACATGTGCAGTTCACATATACTTGCTTCAAACGTGCTTGCTTCAAACATGCTTAAGCAGCGTTTGGTTTACCGATTAGAAGCGATATGTAACACCGCCACCGATAGTGACTGGGTCAATATCTATTTTACCAATCGTAGCACCGCCTGAATCAATATCAGCACTCACGTCAGCGTAGCTTACGTAGCCGTTCAGCATAATGTTCTGCGTCACAGCAAGGTCTACACCTGCTTGACCAATGATGCCATAGCTTTTATCAACGCTCAGGCCTTCTGGCTCACCCGAGAAACGCGTGTAGTTTAAGCCCGCACCTACGTATGGCTGTACTCGCGAGTCCATGCCACCCATGGGGTAGTAGTTAACCAGCAGGTTAATCGGCATACGGTCTACGCTACCAATGCCGCCACCTGGGCGTGTGTTCAGGTCATGCTCAAACTTCTCTGAACTGTTTAGCTCAATGCCTACGTTGTCAGTGAACAGGTAGCCAGCACCGAAAGTAACACCACGGGCACTTTGAACATTCAGTGATGAGCCATCAACGTTACCGTTGCCAGAACCAGTATTCGTTTGTGCTACACCGATACGTACAAAGGTGTCACCTGCTTCATAAGCAAGTGCTGCTTGGCTTACCATGATCGCGGCGGCTGAAATAACAGCAGCTGAGATTAATTTAATTTTGGTCATTAGGGTTATCCTCTTACAGCTTGCTCAGGGATGGATGCCGACAGACCGGCTGGTTTTCATGAATTCTCTATACAAGATATACCAATCGAACAGTGTTTCCAAATTTATTGTGAAGTTTTAATATAAGTTTTTGATTTATTGTTAGCATCACATAGCTTTCAGAACATAACTTTTAAAATATAGCTTTTAAAACATAGCTTTCAAAATGTCGTTTCCACAACGCGGCTTCCACAACTCCGTTTCCACAGTATCCATTCCAAATTCCAGGCATAAAAAAAGTCCCCCGAAGGGGACCCAGGTGGAGCACGCCAGCTCACTCGATGTATCGCTTACCAGCCAAAACTGGGGCGATGTAGCAATGAAGGGAGAGAGGCCAATTCCAACTATCCACTCTATTCAATTGCTTCTTGCTTAATATAATGCGAGCTGTGTGCCACCTTTTTAAAAAACCATAAAAAACAATTAATTAATTAAAAAAATTCGATTTTCCACTTACCTACAATGCATTGCAGCAAACAAAATGCGCAGCGCTGGTGCATTTTGGGGGAGCTCTGCTTCACAATGCATCAATGCCGTGTTGTTAAAGCACGTGTTGTTAAAACAACAGCAACTAAGGCGTGACGATAATTTTCACTTGTGCCTTGTCACTTAGCAGCGCTTCAAACCCCTCCTCTACGATATCTGCTAATGGAATGCGCTGAGTCACCATATCTTCAGCACGGAAGTACCCTCGCTGCATCAATGCCATGACTGCCGGATATACATGGCGATAAGCAATAATACCCTTCATGGTGCGCTCTTTAATGACAAGATCGTTAGGTTGGAAGCTCGCTTCTCCTTCCCAAATACTAACAACGACGACCTCCCCTCCTTCATGGGTACTGTGTAGAGACTGATTCAGCACTGCTGGAATCCCTGTCACCTCAAAGGCCACATCAACACCACCATTGCTTAGCGCTTGCAGCTTCGCCACTGCATCTTCTTGCTGCGGATCAACAACGATTGCGCCAAGCGCGGCGGCTTTCGCTTTACGTGAAGACGCCACCTCAACGGCATAAATTTGGGCAGCTCCCGCCGCTTTCAGTGCTTCGATCGTCATTAGCCCAATGGGGCCAGCACCAAATACTGCCGCGCTATCCCCTGCTTTTAAGCTACTTTGGCGCACCGCGT encodes the following:
- a CDS encoding glutaredoxin family protein, with amino-acid sequence MRILIRYFFRGVRLVLAPVMLISEKLSTPKSVERTPDEQAKVDQACKSLALYQFRTCPFCIKVRKEIARLGLNIETRDAQLDPAHKQALQEGGGKVKVPCLKISHEDGRQEWLYESDAINHWLHQRFG
- a CDS encoding ABC transporter ATP-binding protein, which gives rise to MALLEVSQLDVRFALRQGEVRALRDVSFTLERGERLGIVGESGAGKSVAAFSLLNLIAKPGFIAGGSIKFEGQTLNTMSERGLRKVRGNRISMIFQDPMMTLNPVLSIGEQMLECLKAHRRISSKEARSIALDKLRQVQIPSPEKRLEQYPHELSGGMRQRIIIAIALLLDPDIIIADEPTTALDVTIQAEIMALLLELCEQHNVGLILITHDLGVVSQVTQRMLVMYAGRVIEQGPTREIINDPQHPYTQGLLNALPQMATPGERLNQIRGSMPSLSNLPSGCAFHPRCDFINRANGQPRPACTELVPEFVTSGNCRVACHMVAEMIEDRRLKEETS
- a CDS encoding ABC transporter ATP-binding protein, whose product is MNAQAETQTAVHVRPSQNEESSESLLQIRGLKKRFSLSGDFLDQLRFKGGRLVRHQEHVHAINGVNLDIKRGEALCVVGESGCGKSTVARTVMGLITPSEGEISYGGQRIDNLSSRQLLPYRKRMQMIFQNPYASLNPRMTIQQTLEEPLRLHHPNWNRQQILDKVEEVMRSVGIDPDWGKRFGHEFSGGQRQRIAIARALAVDPEFIVADEPISALDVSIQAQVLNLLMEAQQERNLTYMFITHDLAVVEHFGTRVAVMYLGTVCEIATTATLFEKPRHPYTQALLSAIPRLKDDRPQHIRLTGEVPTPVNLPSGCVFHGRCPHANARCKQEIPVLQTQDDGTRVACHAVEEARL
- a CDS encoding OmpW/AlkL family protein, with translation MTKIKLISAAVISAAAIMVSQAALAYEAGDTFVRIGVAQTNTGSGNGNVDGSSLNVQSARGVTFGAGYLFTDNVGIELNSSEKFEHDLNTRPGGGIGSVDRMPINLLVNYYPMGGMDSRVQPYVGAGLNYTRFSGEPEGLSVDKSYGIIGQAGVDLAVTQNIMLNGYVSYADVSADIDSGGATIGKIDIDPVTIGGGVTYRF
- a CDS encoding LysR family transcriptional regulator; translation: MEIRWLEDFIALARTRHFSRAADDQHVTQPTFSRRIKLLEEEMGVTLINRQTLPLSLTPAGEEFLTLCEQVTDRVRLTRDRVREISAGQQRRIMVAAPQSLLPHFLPEWLATTGWQERIQPYLRATSWVASDYFQALARAECDLAICYWPIGRCDLDMDTSACTYRVIGHERLIPVTGLDSHGVPCALLPGTRQQPAPWLAYPKRGLLGSAVKAHLARMPQSTYLTAQNENLYAAGIKELVLLGYGMSWLPERTVAAELAAGTLVRAGDSRWDVPMELRLYRHQSQQHAELDVLWSELAQLRI
- a CDS encoding ABC transporter permease, which gives rise to MIAFLIKRLMHAILVMFVISVLAFAIQDNLGDPVQQMVGQSVPESEREALRERLGLNDPFLVQYVRFAKNAVQGDFGYSYFYREPALEVIARHLPATLELVFAATLIIVLLSVPIGVYSAIKPRSPFSRFFMGASIIGISIPVFLTAIVLIQIFAIGITINFFPQETVWGAWLNSALSTQGNMPSFGRGYDLVHVVGHWDTNLATWDGIKHLVLPAVSLASIMLPLFIRLIRAEMMEVLQSEYVKYARAKGISMRRVYFVHALKNTMLPVITVGGVQIGTMVAYTILTETVFQWPGMGLMFLDAINRADIPLIVSYLMIVGVIFVVTNTIVDLIYGFVNPTVKLTGKPA
- a CDS encoding 2,3-butanediol dehydrogenase is translated as MSQSISQQTMQAAVWYAAKDLRVEHVPVPTINDPHQVKVKVAACGICGSDLHEYAAGPIFIPVGKPHPISGEMAPIIMGHEFAGEVVEIGDKVTRVKVGDRVAIEPILSPNKDGAYQMERYNLTPLLGFHGLSGGGGGFSEFTVMGEHMVHKLPDDLSFEQGALVEPAAVALHAVRQSSLKAGDSAAVFGAGPIGLMTIEALKAAGAAQIYAVEVASSRKAKAAALGAIVVDPQQEDAVAKLQALSNGGVDVAFEVTGIPAVLNQSLHSTHEGGEVVVVSIWEGEASFQPNDLVIKERTMKGIIAYRHVYPAVMALMQRGYFRAEDMVTQRIPLADIVEEGFEALLSDKAQVKIIVTP
- a CDS encoding ABC transporter permease, with product MTTSSTPTVPSRWERFRDSFLWYSFKRDRTAQLCLAVFICMVIAAFASPLLAPTDPYDLRHIDILDSELPPFWIDGSDERYVLGTDAQGRDLWSIVLYGTRVSLLIGFGAVLLQALLGVTFGLMAGYLGGRVDAFLMRLADIQLSFSTLMVAIVVGAVVKATMGSAFYSQYAVLMLILIIGLAEWPQYARTVRASVLAEKNKEYVDAARVMGLRSRRIMFRHVLPNTLSPIFVISTVQIANAIISEAALSFLGLGMPETHPSLGSLIKAGFDYIQSGSWWITLIPGAVLVVLVLSINLLGDWLRDVMNPRLYKG
- the pepQ gene encoding Xaa-Pro dipeptidase yields the protein MSNTLFNLQRDHLAHLQRAYSDILIAQGLDSLAIYSGHASYHFADDQAATFQTYGHFMHWVGLANVQHSWLVIKPGERPQLYLYAPADFWHLPTNLPEEPWVAEFDVHLSSDKITPPITGRAAVIGDIQQLETSTQQAIKAEHQPAALISALDELRMFKTAYEIACLREANRLAIAGHQAAQAAFIGASAELDIQLAYLGASRQRESDVPYQNIIGLNSHAGVLHYQHYSLQPPKQRHSLLVDAGRRFRGYCADITRTHAGPDAPHGFNDLIIAMHGLKDALVKSTAPGVEFVALHEQMHQQLGEILVAHDLFKGSLDEAISEGVTRAFCPHGLGHSLGLQVHDVAGLRHPDGSSAPAPALHPALRLTRTLRAGMVVTIEPGLYFIPMLLAPLRKTSLPINWALVDTLTPCGGIRIEDNVLITENGFDNLTQ
- a CDS encoding ABC transporter substrate-binding protein, whose amino-acid sequence is MTLKKTLLASVIGAVVAGTTMLPMAASAETLRIGYSADPETLDIHEQLSGGMLRFSHLAFDPLVRWTKDFQFEPRLATEWEQVDDTHMRMTLREGVTFHSGNEFTAKDVVWTIERLKESPDYRAIFEPIATVEAVDEYTVEITTTEPYPLLLNLATYIFPMDSGFYTGDTDDGNDKAEIVKAGNSFASRNSSGTGPFIVTDRRQGVRVDFERFEDYWDTETEGNVSRIVLTPIAENASRVAALLSGGVDFIDAVPPNDLDRVRDAQGANLYEVPGTRIIGFQLNEERVEAFQDVRVRQAVDLAINQEGIADRLMRGFATPAGQFSPEGYSGHNPDLTPRYDLERAQELMAEAGYEDGFSVEMIAPNNRYVNDAQIAQAVANMLSRININVNLRTMPLAQYWPEYDERGSDIAMIGWHSDTEDSANFFQYLSFCIDEESGVGQYNYGSYCNEEIDALITQADSETDLEKRNEMLREAEAMLYEDVGYIMLHWQNLAYAAADGVEIEPVVNATDFPYLGDLVINR